Proteins co-encoded in one Bacteroidales bacterium genomic window:
- a CDS encoding ABC transporter permease, whose protein sequence is MKTNKYQRYIYNLSMAVDAVMANKFRSFLTALGIIFGVGAVIAMLAIGKGARKEIIDQMKYVGVNNIIITPKSDLGDSQTEGNKSMQKKFSKGLSITDGEAIIEHIPTVAMVSPEVIYEVLAVSSGKSANVTLSGVMPEFFSIFNVNISEGQIFTQEQVVTGAPVCIIGSNIKSKFFTDSDPIGKYIKCGNINLKVIGVIEKMAMNASSGQDFGISNYNEGIYAPIQTVLLRYMDRSVVTSANIKSASSTTVVTDGNSVISMSSVRSSSKDSGNNQIDKLVVHVENTDDIVQTAELITKMLRRRHSDLEDFTITIPEVLLKQEQRTKDIFNIVLGAIASISLIVGGIGIMNIMLASVMERTKEIGTRLAIGATKKDIVFQFLSEATIISLIGGIVGILLGYAISKMITSITDILTIVSFSSILISFGVSATIGICFGYMPAKKAANQNPVESLRYE, encoded by the coding sequence ATGAAAACCAACAAATATCAAAGATACATATACAATTTGTCGATGGCCGTAGATGCGGTTATGGCAAATAAATTCCGATCCTTTCTTACGGCACTTGGAATTATCTTCGGAGTTGGCGCAGTAATTGCCATGCTCGCTATCGGTAAGGGAGCCCGTAAAGAAATTATCGACCAAATGAAATATGTTGGAGTTAATAATATTATTATTACTCCTAAATCGGATCTGGGAGACAGCCAAACCGAAGGTAATAAGTCGATGCAGAAAAAGTTTTCCAAAGGATTGTCTATAACAGATGGAGAAGCAATTATAGAACATATTCCTACAGTTGCAATGGTTAGTCCTGAAGTTATTTACGAGGTTCTGGCAGTATCATCCGGAAAATCGGCTAATGTTACACTTTCAGGAGTAATGCCGGAATTTTTCTCAATATTCAATGTTAATATTTCGGAAGGACAGATTTTTACTCAGGAACAAGTAGTTACCGGAGCACCTGTTTGTATAATCGGTTCTAATATTAAATCTAAATTCTTTACTGATTCTGATCCTATCGGAAAATACATAAAATGTGGAAACATTAATCTTAAAGTTATAGGTGTAATAGAAAAAATGGCAATGAACGCCTCTTCCGGGCAAGATTTTGGAATTTCAAATTATAATGAAGGAATCTATGCGCCTATACAAACTGTTTTGTTGAGATATATGGATAGGTCGGTTGTAACTTCGGCTAATATTAAAAGTGCGAGCAGTACAACTGTTGTTACGGATGGAAATTCCGTTATTTCAATGTCGAGTGTGAGAAGTTCTTCGAAAGATTCGGGTAATAATCAGATTGATAAGTTGGTTGTGCATGTTGAAAATACTGATGATATTGTGCAAACGGCTGAGTTAATTACTAAAATGTTGAGAAGACGTCATAGTGATCTTGAAGATTTTACGATTACAATACCGGAAGTTCTTCTCAAACAAGAACAAAGAACAAAAGATATTTTCAATATCGTACTGGGTGCAATTGCAAGCATTTCACTTATAGTCGGCGGTATCGGTATTATGAATATCATGCTGGCCTCAGTAATGGAACGTACTAAAGAAATTGGAACTCGGCTTGCTATCGGCGCTACAAAAAAAGATATTGTATTTCAGTTTCTTTCGGAAGCAACCATAATAAGCCTCATAGGCGGAATTGTAGGTATTCTGTTAGGCTACGCCATTTCGAAAATGATAACATCGATTACGGATATTCTGACTATCGTGTCATTCAGTTCAATATTAATTTCTTTCGGAGTTTCCGCAACAATAGGAATTTGTTTCGGTTATATGCCGGCTAAAAAAGCAGCTAATCAAAATCCTGTAGAATCACTTCGATATGAATAA
- a CDS encoding efflux RND transporter periplasmic adaptor subunit, producing MKKKYYYLIAAVVIIGVVIWLISRDSSSTMENFVVSVKSGDFNIDVVTTGELESKNSEKIMGPADARNFRLWNLTIENMVTDGTVVDSGQWVASLSKSEITNSLKDIEDTYEQNLTTYTKTTLDTSMTLRTARDELINLKYAVEEAKITLEQSKFEPPATIRQYEINLDKAQRSLNQSIENYELKYQTALANMQEITATKNKTERRLEQINTLIKQFTIYAPKSGMLVYRKDWDGSKIGIGSQISTWEPIVAELPDLTNMVSKTYVNEVDVSKVKKGQDVNITVEAFPEKIFTGTVESVANIGEQVSGSNAKVFEVLISVHEYDSVLRPAMTTVNYISTDKVPNVLFIPIECVYTENGIPFVYTTSGNKQEVKLGKSNENEIVILNGLSESDKIYLLPPENSDKKVLKTL from the coding sequence GTGAAAAAAAAATATTATTACTTAATTGCAGCAGTTGTCATAATCGGCGTAGTCATTTGGCTGATAAGTCGTGACAGCAGTTCAACAATGGAAAACTTCGTTGTTTCCGTCAAGTCCGGCGACTTTAATATTGATGTAGTAACAACAGGAGAGCTTGAATCTAAAAATTCGGAAAAGATCATGGGTCCTGCAGATGCACGTAATTTCAGACTTTGGAATCTTACTATTGAAAATATGGTGACTGATGGTACTGTGGTTGACTCTGGGCAATGGGTTGCTTCTCTCAGCAAATCCGAAATTACTAATTCGTTGAAAGATATTGAAGATACTTACGAACAAAACCTCACAACTTATACTAAGACAACACTTGATACTTCAATGACTTTGCGCACGGCAAGAGATGAACTTATCAACCTTAAATATGCTGTGGAAGAAGCAAAAATAACTTTAGAACAATCTAAATTTGAGCCGCCGGCAACTATCAGACAATATGAAATAAATCTTGATAAAGCGCAAAGGTCTTTAAATCAATCGATAGAAAACTATGAGTTGAAATATCAGACTGCGCTTGCCAATATGCAGGAAATAACTGCTACAAAGAATAAAACAGAAAGACGATTAGAACAAATCAATACTCTTATCAAACAATTTACAATTTATGCTCCCAAATCTGGGATGCTTGTTTACCGGAAAGATTGGGATGGCTCAAAAATTGGCATTGGGTCGCAAATAAGCACATGGGAGCCGATAGTTGCCGAATTACCGGATCTTACTAATATGGTTAGTAAAACCTATGTTAATGAAGTTGATGTGAGTAAGGTGAAAAAAGGTCAAGATGTTAATATTACTGTTGAAGCATTTCCTGAAAAAATCTTTACGGGAACTGTAGAGTCGGTTGCAAATATCGGAGAACAGGTTTCGGGTTCGAATGCTAAAGTTTTTGAAGTATTGATTTCCGTTCATGAATATGATTCAGTTCTTCGACCGGCAATGACAACTGTTAATTATATAAGTACAGATAAAGTTCCGAATGTTTTGTTTATTCCGATAGAATGTGTTTATACTGAAAACGGAATCCCGTTTGTTTATACTACTTCAGGAAATAAACAGGAAGTTAAACTTGGAAAAAGTAATGAAAATGAGATAGTAATTCTTAACGGATTATCTGAAAGTGATAAAATATATCTGCTTCCGCCGGAAAATTCAGATAAAAAAGTATTGAAAACATTATGA
- a CDS encoding CDP-alcohol phosphatidyltransferase family protein: protein MSKSIKNSIPNIFTALNLSCGVIGIIVALHFSMPLIACYLMFLAAFFDLLDGLAARLLNAYSKIGKELDSLSDVVSFGVLPGVLMFKLMFAVDATTMSSLLLFGGSNQYMLFIPAIAIIIPIAAAFRLAKFNTEEQTLSVFYGLSSPAAAMFVAAIILNSHTLPILQSMDLIVALAILALISVLLSLLMLSKIKFLSFKFKSFSFKNNYLTYIFAICSLLLIIFLGFNDSLIWILLIYIIISIIFAK, encoded by the coding sequence ATGTCAAAATCAATTAAAAACTCAATTCCTAATATCTTTACTGCGCTGAATTTATCTTGCGGAGTAATTGGAATTATCGTTGCATTGCATTTTTCAATGCCTCTTATTGCTTGCTACTTGATGTTCCTCGCGGCTTTTTTCGACCTTTTAGATGGACTTGCGGCACGCTTGCTAAACGCATATTCCAAAATTGGAAAGGAATTAGATTCTTTGAGTGATGTAGTATCTTTCGGCGTTTTACCCGGCGTTTTGATGTTTAAGCTAATGTTTGCCGTCGATGCCACCACAATGTCGTCATTATTGCTTTTTGGCGGCAGCAATCAATATATGCTTTTTATTCCTGCTATAGCAATAATAATTCCTATTGCTGCAGCATTTCGACTTGCTAAATTTAATACTGAAGAACAAACATTATCTGTTTTCTATGGATTATCCAGTCCGGCCGCAGCAATGTTTGTAGCTGCAATTATACTTAACTCGCATACATTGCCCATACTTCAATCTATGGATTTAATTGTTGCTCTTGCAATTCTTGCTTTAATATCTGTACTTCTAAGTTTATTGATGTTATCAAAGATTAAATTTTTATCCTTTAAATTTAAATCATTTAGTTTTAAGAATAATTATCTAACTTACATATTTGCAATATGTTCCTTATTACTGATAATCTTTTTAGGGTTTAATGATTCATTAATTTGGATCTTATTGATTTACATAATTATTTCAATTATTTTTGCTAAATAA
- a CDS encoding D-alanine--D-alanine ligase codes for MKKNIALLLGGFSGEYEISIKSGKTIVENIDKKKFDVYPVIIEKSSWYYADDKSIQVDKSDFSLIIAGKKINFDVVFPMIHGTPGEDGKLLAYFDLLNIPYTGCNMFVAATTFNKFYCKSIVSSFGVPVAKSYILNKKNYYPQDEIVEKLGIPCFVKPNKNGSSVGISKAHNIDELIVAIENAFKEDDEVLIEEFISGREFTCGAYKDGEIMNILPITEVVSKKEFFDYEAKYTDSFSDEITPANVDEETTIAISAYTNLIYNMLNCTGVIRVDYIVNDKNIYFLEVNAVPGMSAISIIPKQLKEYGVELKDFITMLIDQALNK; via the coding sequence ATGAAAAAAAATATTGCCCTGCTTTTGGGTGGCTTTTCCGGAGAATATGAAATCTCTATTAAAAGCGGAAAAACAATTGTCGAAAATATCGATAAGAAAAAATTTGATGTTTATCCGGTAATTATTGAAAAATCATCTTGGTATTATGCTGATGATAAGAGTATTCAAGTAGATAAATCCGATTTTTCCTTGATTATTGCCGGTAAGAAAATTAATTTTGATGTTGTTTTTCCCATGATTCACGGAACACCCGGCGAAGACGGAAAACTCTTGGCTTATTTTGATCTTTTGAATATTCCTTATACTGGTTGTAATATGTTTGTTGCCGCTACAACTTTCAACAAATTTTATTGCAAATCGATAGTTTCTTCTTTTGGCGTGCCGGTGGCTAAATCTTATATTCTTAATAAGAAGAATTATTACCCGCAAGATGAAATTGTTGAGAAACTTGGTATTCCATGTTTCGTCAAACCGAATAAAAACGGCTCGAGTGTCGGGATTTCCAAAGCTCATAATATTGACGAATTAATCGTTGCTATTGAAAATGCTTTTAAAGAAGACGATGAGGTGCTTATTGAAGAGTTTATTTCTGGCCGTGAGTTTACCTGCGGGGCATACAAAGACGGCGAAATAATGAATATTCTTCCTATTACGGAAGTGGTTTCTAAAAAGGAATTTTTTGATTATGAAGCTAAATATACCGATTCGTTTTCTGATGAAATTACTCCCGCAAATGTCGATGAAGAAACTACAATTGCCATTTCCGCTTATACTAATTTGATATACAATATGCTAAATTGCACCGGTGTTATTCGTGTTGATTATATTGTGAATGATAAAAATATTTATTTTCTTGAAGTTAATGCTGTCCCCGGAATGTCGGCTATAAGTATAATTCCTAAACAGTTAAAAGAGTACGGCGTTGAATTGAAGGATTTTATAACTATGTTAATAGACCAAGCACTAAATAAATAA
- a CDS encoding transglycosylase SLT domain-containing protein, with product MKNKLISFFVSLFISIQLFSNPDSIFVKVPNDVFNNFPESTNILNQLNYYQISADSIVNDSTLTEYDVFELLDNLLNELINARINFSTDVEKLNIYNFEQNYIPVWSDSVYIERMQCINLQTPIELVYNKEVQNYINAYAVKRRATTSKMLGLAEVYFPIFEEALDRHGLPLELKYLPVVESALNPIAGSRAGAKGLWQFMYGTGKLYGLKQTSYVDDRFDPYKSTEAACQHLKDLYNIYDDWLLALAAYNSGVGNVNKAIRRAGGKKNYWLIWPYLPRETRGYVPAFSAVVYIMNYNIEHNIYPTEPTLLAYETDTVMINEVLSFEQINEIVGTPIETIRFLNPTYKMDIIPATQQQAYSLKLPIKDLLDFLSNEEIVFAHKTESGKYKEKMQAEIKRASEANVHIVRQGESLSVIAKKYHTSVGKIKDWNKLKSDNLKIGQKLVIYPG from the coding sequence ATGAAAAATAAATTAATTTCCTTTTTTGTTTCGTTATTTATTAGTATTCAATTATTTTCAAATCCAGACTCAATTTTCGTAAAAGTTCCGAATGATGTGTTCAATAACTTCCCTGAAAGTACTAATATCCTAAATCAATTAAATTATTATCAAATTTCGGCAGATTCAATCGTTAACGATTCTACTCTAACCGAATATGACGTCTTCGAGCTGCTTGATAATCTGCTCAATGAACTTATCAACGCCAGAATAAACTTTTCAACTGATGTTGAGAAATTAAATATTTACAATTTTGAACAAAATTATATTCCTGTTTGGAGCGATTCTGTTTATATTGAAAGAATGCAATGTATTAATTTGCAAACACCTATTGAACTTGTTTATAATAAGGAGGTTCAAAATTATATTAATGCTTATGCCGTGAAACGCAGAGCAACAACATCTAAAATGCTTGGACTTGCTGAGGTGTATTTCCCTATTTTTGAAGAAGCGCTTGACAGGCATGGCCTTCCTCTCGAACTCAAATATTTGCCGGTTGTAGAATCAGCTTTAAATCCGATTGCAGGCTCACGCGCCGGTGCAAAAGGTCTCTGGCAGTTTATGTATGGAACGGGAAAATTGTACGGATTAAAACAAACTTCTTATGTTGACGATAGATTCGATCCTTATAAATCTACGGAAGCCGCGTGCCAACATTTGAAAGATTTATATAATATTTATGATGACTGGCTTTTGGCTCTCGCTGCTTATAACTCCGGCGTAGGAAATGTTAATAAGGCCATCAGGCGTGCCGGCGGCAAAAAGAATTATTGGTTGATTTGGCCTTATCTTCCGAGAGAAACCCGCGGTTATGTCCCCGCCTTTTCAGCGGTTGTTTACATTATGAATTATAATATCGAACATAATATTTATCCGACGGAACCTACGCTTCTTGCTTATGAAACAGATACTGTAATGATTAACGAAGTATTGTCGTTCGAACAAATTAACGAAATCGTCGGAACGCCTATTGAAACTATCAGGTTTCTAAATCCGACATATAAAATGGATATTATTCCTGCAACACAGCAACAGGCATACTCTTTAAAATTACCTATAAAAGATTTATTGGATTTTCTTTCAAACGAAGAAATAGTATTCGCACATAAAACAGAATCAGGTAAATACAAAGAAAAAATGCAGGCGGAAATTAAAAGGGCTTCCGAAGCAAATGTTCATATTGTAAGACAAGGCGAAAGTCTAAGTGTTATCGCAAAAAAATATCATACTTCAGTTGGAAAAATTAAAGATTGGAATAAATTAAAATCTGATAATTTAAAAATAGGACAGAAATTAGTTATCTATCCGGGTTAA
- a CDS encoding ABC transporter permease produces MSIKSSLIFWKRNKAYSFICLFGLIVSLAFVIIISNYTKNELSTDNFQTKADRIYVLGNESVYGCAYKLADHLIDRYPEIEKICVCTSEWGMPTVVGDNKYNTNVTFADTTFFELFDFGLSLGDKKTALTAMNSAIISESFANMVFGNDDPMGKPMNLNGVEVQITGVIKDIKRSLFPDFDILIRMEQIANYNSSIVDPDMSNAGSSVMFILTKEGTNIQAQIPDMLNLFHEIYWPYEMGHWKKVLLTPMRDVYFSDIYTNGFNHGNKTLVLILISVSALILIFAIINYINLTVAQSSFRAKEMATRRLLGASRLSVFTKLIVESLIMTFIAYLIALFIASGLDKPAGNLLDTKLSIFGDMTFGYLAVQILAVLIIGVISGLIPALIISNFKPIEVVKGTFVHKTKLVFSKVFITIQNVITIALITCSLIMILQVRFMLNAQLGYSTENIIDISNRVFDMPKAETFKNELLSLANVEEVAFAQGYPLNRGNNNTMKYNDKSISFQTFAGDSAYFKMMGFEIIQDNHIPNWGIWFNETAMKEMELPYDTLSVRMWGDPQNIAGIMKDFQYGSVADKIGPTMVYYENFKGEYAYVWSFLVKVTGDPVKALNDVKAVYEKISEGDVFPGEFIDAKIQEMYNSEKKTSTILSVFTIMAIVISTLGLYAMAVYFIRQRSGEIATRKIFGSNNNQIILKLLKSFLILVIIAFVISIPIIWYFMTNWLSDYPLHINLRVWMFLAGGTTALLIALLTVLYESVKAANANPVESIRR; encoded by the coding sequence ATGTCAATAAAATCTTCATTAATATTTTGGAAGAGAAACAAAGCATACAGTTTTATCTGTCTTTTCGGATTAATTGTATCATTGGCCTTTGTTATCATAATTTCAAATTATACAAAAAATGAACTATCAACCGATAACTTTCAAACGAAAGCGGATAGAATTTATGTTCTCGGAAATGAAAGTGTTTATGGCTGCGCATATAAACTTGCAGACCATTTGATAGATAGATATCCGGAAATTGAAAAAATTTGTGTTTGCACTTCGGAATGGGGAATGCCCACAGTAGTCGGAGATAATAAATATAATACCAATGTTACTTTTGCCGATACTACTTTTTTTGAATTATTTGATTTTGGACTTTCTCTCGGCGACAAAAAAACTGCGCTTACTGCTATGAACAGCGCTATTATTTCCGAATCTTTCGCCAATATGGTTTTCGGAAATGATGATCCCATGGGAAAACCGATGAATCTTAATGGGGTTGAAGTGCAAATTACCGGAGTAATAAAAGATATTAAAAGATCATTATTTCCTGATTTCGATATTTTAATTAGAATGGAGCAAATTGCTAATTATAATTCAAGTATAGTTGATCCGGATATGAGCAATGCGGGCAGTAGCGTTATGTTCATTCTTACTAAAGAAGGAACAAACATTCAAGCCCAGATTCCTGATATGTTAAATCTTTTTCATGAAATATATTGGCCATATGAGATGGGACATTGGAAAAAAGTTTTACTAACTCCGATGAGAGATGTTTATTTTTCCGATATATATACAAACGGATTTAATCATGGTAATAAAACATTAGTGTTGATTCTCATTTCGGTAAGCGCGCTGATTTTAATTTTTGCTATCATAAATTATATAAATCTTACGGTTGCTCAATCGAGCTTCAGAGCTAAAGAAATGGCAACACGAAGATTATTAGGTGCTTCACGACTGTCGGTTTTTACGAAACTGATTGTAGAATCGTTGATAATGACCTTTATAGCATATCTTATTGCATTATTTATTGCATCCGGATTAGATAAACCTGCAGGAAATCTGCTTGATACCAAATTATCTATTTTCGGAGATATGACTTTCGGGTATCTTGCTGTCCAAATTTTAGCTGTTCTTATTATCGGGGTAATTTCCGGATTAATACCGGCGCTTATTATTTCGAATTTTAAGCCTATTGAAGTGGTAAAAGGTACATTTGTACATAAAACAAAGCTGGTTTTCAGCAAAGTTTTTATCACAATTCAAAATGTAATTACAATTGCACTTATTACTTGCAGTTTGATTATGATTTTACAGGTACGATTTATGCTTAATGCGCAATTGGGATATAGTACTGAGAACATTATTGATATTAGTAACAGGGTTTTTGATATGCCGAAAGCAGAAACATTTAAAAACGAATTACTAAGCCTGGCAAATGTTGAAGAAGTTGCATTTGCACAAGGTTATCCGTTGAACCGTGGAAATAATAATACCATGAAATACAACGATAAAAGTATAAGCTTTCAAACTTTTGCCGGTGATTCCGCTTATTTTAAAATGATGGGTTTCGAAATCATTCAGGATAATCATATTCCGAATTGGGGTATTTGGTTTAATGAAACTGCGATGAAAGAGATGGAATTGCCTTATGATACTTTGAGTGTTAGAATGTGGGGCGATCCACAGAATATTGCAGGAATTATGAAAGATTTTCAATACGGAAGTGTAGCAGATAAAATAGGTCCTACAATGGTTTATTACGAAAACTTTAAGGGGGAATATGCTTATGTTTGGTCATTTCTTGTAAAAGTTACAGGCGATCCTGTTAAAGCTTTGAATGATGTAAAAGCAGTTTATGAAAAAATATCCGAAGGAGATGTTTTCCCCGGCGAATTTATTGACGCAAAAATTCAAGAAATGTATAACAGTGAAAAGAAAACTTCTACAATATTGTCTGTATTTACAATAATGGCTATTGTTATTTCAACTCTCGGATTATATGCAATGGCCGTTTACTTTATTCGCCAACGTTCTGGAGAAATAGCAACACGTAAAATATTCGGTTCAAATAATAATCAAATCATTCTAAAATTACTAAAAAGTTTCTTGATACTGGTTATAATTGCTTTTGTAATTTCTATACCCATAATTTGGTATTTTATGACAAATTGGTTGAGCGATTATCCGTTACATATCAATTTACGAGTATGGATGTTTCTTGCCGGTGGTACGACTGCATTGTTAATTGCATTGTTAACAGTATTATATGAAAGCGTTAAAGCTGCAAATGCTAATCCGGTGGAAAGTATTCGAAGATAA
- a CDS encoding ABC transporter ATP-binding protein — MLHVENLTKVFRTEEIETVALNGVSFEINQGEFVAIMGPSGCGKTTLLNILGLLDNPTSGKYNLLGKEVGALKEKDRTLYRKGNIGFIFQSFNLIDELNVFENVELPLIYLKIKSSQRKKMVNDILKRMNISHRANHFPQQLSGGQQQRVAIARAVVAGPKLILADEPTGNLDSKNGKEVMDLLTELNREGTTIVMVTHSQKDSSYARRILNMFDGALVTDVKSEL, encoded by the coding sequence ATGTTACATGTAGAAAATCTAACTAAAGTATTCCGTACGGAAGAAATTGAAACAGTTGCCCTTAATGGTGTATCTTTTGAAATTAATCAAGGTGAATTTGTAGCTATAATGGGTCCCTCGGGTTGCGGAAAAACAACATTGTTAAATATTCTGGGATTGCTTGATAATCCGACTTCAGGAAAATATAACTTGCTAGGAAAAGAAGTCGGAGCACTAAAAGAAAAAGACCGTACTCTATATCGTAAAGGAAATATCGGATTTATTTTTCAAAGTTTTAATCTTATAGACGAATTAAATGTTTTCGAAAATGTTGAACTTCCTTTAATCTACTTGAAAATCAAATCATCACAAAGAAAAAAAATGGTAAATGATATCTTGAAAAGAATGAATATCAGCCACAGAGCAAACCATTTTCCTCAACAACTTTCGGGCGGGCAGCAGCAACGTGTTGCTATTGCTAGAGCCGTAGTTGCCGGACCAAAATTAATACTTGCCGATGAACCTACCGGAAACCTCGACTCTAAAAACGGCAAGGAAGTAATGGATCTTCTTACGGAATTAAACCGTGAAGGAACAACAATTGTTATGGTTACCCACTCACAAAAAGATTCTTCGTATGCCCGTCGTATTCTTAACATGTTCGACGGTGCGCTGGTAACTGATGTAAAAAGCGAATTATAA